One Campylobacter sputorum subsp. sputorum DNA segment encodes these proteins:
- the nrfH gene encoding cytochrome c nitrite reductase small subunit, translated as MSIVEKIKNCPSFFAILILVISFGVVIGHGLFTFVYAKGFSYMSNDPAACKNCHVMNQVYESWMKGGHQHVATCNDCHVPHDFIGKWMMKAESGLHHGYAVTFKDNPVSFSATPKSKKIIQNNCMSCHKEYAAHSIDATMKADAPGNEPLNCVSCHRSAGHAHNY; from the coding sequence TTGAGTATAGTAGAAAAAATCAAAAACTGCCCATCTTTTTTTGCCATTTTAATTCTTGTTATAAGTTTTGGAGTGGTTATAGGACATGGGCTTTTTACATTTGTGTATGCCAAAGGATTTTCATATATGAGTAATGATCCAGCAGCCTGTAAAAACTGCCATGTTATGAATCAAGTATATGAAAGCTGGATGAAAGGTGGACATCAACATGTCGCAACCTGTAATGATTGTCATGTTCCGCATGATTTCATAGGAAAATGGATGATGAAAGCAGAAAGTGGGCTTCATCACGGATACGCTGTTACATTTAAAGATAATCCTGTTTCTTTTAGTGCAACACCAAAAAGCAAGAAAATCATACAAAACAACTGTATGTCATGTCACAAAGAGTATGCCGCACATTCTATAGATGCAACTATGAAAGCAGATGCTCCTGGAAATGAGCCGCTTAACTGCGTAAGTTGCCATAGATCAGCTGGTCATGCACACAATTACTAA
- a CDS encoding ammonia-forming cytochrome c nitrite reductase subunit c552: protein MKKNGILFTIAFLIAVILGGAMFALFADIGEKKAEERQYPMMLHKVSDLDPDIEKWGKNFPSQFDSFIAMRDINFETPFAGSMPYSKLIRWPAATVFWDGYAFAVDYNRPRLHYYSQIDQIETKRNDKGYLNSHGLPKFKGQPGACVNCHTGHLTAIINDPDYHLSENPVEAANRPMGFFDVDKENGAIKKAAWTKMNSMPYFDVMKMVANKHGEDAIKGSHLGSSCADCHNPDDMSLRVTRPAFVNAMVQRGYEADVKTGLKATRAEMRSYVCMQCHVEYYFQGKDSTLTFPWSKWPKDKPFKIEMFDEYYDEAFENGSFKFDYKHKQTDASIIKMQHPEAELSSSGIHARNGVSCADCHMPYERVGAMKVTNHTVQTPYANITASCKTCHMQDEKELISRIEFIQNRHAHELRNCENSLLSLIADIKTGRGELAKHSEFVNLNPDEQKAAISEVLKDALKMHRKAHIRWDFAFSENSYGFHAPEEAARIIGQCQEYARQGQIDLANALSKYGVSINLTKIADKPATPEQITSHKAPTASKPSAELLKIDEKVKNLNFD from the coding sequence ATGAAAAAAAATGGAATACTTTTTACAATTGCGTTTTTAATCGCAGTTATATTAGGCGGTGCTATGTTTGCTCTTTTTGCAGATATTGGCGAGAAAAAAGCAGAAGAAAGACAATACCCTATGATGCTTCATAAAGTTAGCGACTTAGATCCAGATATAGAAAAATGGGGCAAAAATTTTCCTTCACAATTTGATAGTTTTATAGCTATGAGAGATATCAACTTTGAGACACCGTTTGCCGGTTCTATGCCATATAGCAAACTTATAAGATGGCCAGCTGCAACTGTTTTTTGGGATGGATATGCTTTTGCAGTTGATTACAATAGACCAAGATTGCATTACTACTCACAAATAGATCAAATAGAAACAAAAAGAAACGATAAAGGGTATTTAAACTCTCATGGTCTTCCTAAATTTAAAGGGCAGCCAGGCGCCTGTGTTAACTGTCATACAGGACATTTAACAGCTATCATAAATGACCCTGATTATCATTTAAGTGAAAATCCGGTTGAAGCAGCAAATAGACCAATGGGCTTTTTTGATGTAGATAAAGAAAATGGTGCGATAAAAAAAGCAGCTTGGACAAAAATGAACTCAATGCCATACTTTGATGTTATGAAAATGGTTGCAAACAAACACGGCGAAGATGCAATCAAAGGCTCACATTTAGGAAGTAGCTGTGCTGATTGTCATAATCCTGATGATATGAGTTTAAGGGTTACAAGACCTGCATTTGTAAATGCAATGGTTCAAAGAGGCTATGAAGCTGATGTAAAAACCGGCTTAAAAGCAACCAGGGCTGAGATGAGAAGCTATGTTTGTATGCAATGTCATGTCGAATACTACTTCCAAGGAAAAGACTCAACTCTAACTTTCCCATGGTCAAAATGGCCAAAAGACAAACCATTTAAAATAGAAATGTTTGATGAATACTATGATGAAGCTTTTGAAAATGGAAGTTTTAAATTTGATTATAAACACAAACAAACAGATGCATCTATAATAAAAATGCAACATCCTGAAGCAGAACTTAGCTCATCAGGAATTCACGCAAGAAATGGCGTAAGTTGTGCAGATTGCCATATGCCTTATGAAAGAGTTGGTGCTATGAAAGTTACAAATCACACGGTTCAAACCCCTTATGCAAATATCACAGCAAGCTGTAAAACTTGTCATATGCAAGATGAAAAAGAGCTTATTAGTAGAATTGAATTTATACAAAATCGCCACGCTCATGAATTAAGAAATTGCGAAAACTCTCTTTTATCACTTATTGCAGACATTAAAACAGGTAGAGGGGAACTTGCTAAACATTCTGAATTTGTAAATTTAAATCCAGATGAGCAAAAAGCTGCTATTAGTGAAGTATTAAAAGATGCGCTAAAAATGCATAGAAAAGCTCACATCAGATGGGATTTTGCATTTAGTGAAAATAGTTATGGATTCCATGCACCAGAAGAAGCAGCTAGGATAATAGGTCAATGCCAAGAATACGCAAGACAAGGTCAAATTGATTTAGCAAACGCACTTTCAAAATATGGCGTAAGCATAAATTTAACAAAAATAGCTGATAAGCCTGCAACTCCTGAGCAAATTACTTCACATAAAGCTCCAACAGCTAGTAAGCCTTCTGCTGAATTATTAAAAATAGATGAAAAAGTTAAAAATTTAAATTTTGACTAA
- a CDS encoding aspartate ammonia-lyase, with protein MATRKEHDFIGELEIDDKFYYGVQTFRAVDNFHMTGRTFGDYPFFVKAFAQIKKAAALANKEVGVLDANKADAIAKAADRIIAGEFSDQFVVDMIQGGAGTSTNMNANEVITNVALESMGHKKGEYKYLHPNDHTNLGQSTNDTYPSSIKVAAYAKLTDLLNAMKHLQDELDKKAKDYKDMIKMGRTELEDAVPTTLGNTFNAFSTYIKSSIEQITKAREYMSYLNMGATAIGTGINCHPDYKKVVHKKLTEIVGSEFKPADDFIAATQDTADFVQVSGALKTAAVRLSKIANDLRLMNSGPRCGLGEIELPKMQPGSSIMPGKVNPVICEVVGEACYEVIGNDVTIMLCSERGEFELNAFEPGIAYGLFNSITILENAMNTLADKAIKHLEAKPEACLKSVLGSVGIVTAFNPVIGYENSASIAKEALKTGKSVGDIAIERGLLTKEEVDKLLDPKSMLNPHMDHTGK; from the coding sequence GTGGCAACAAGAAAAGAGCACGATTTCATAGGTGAACTAGAAATCGATGACAAGTTTTATTATGGAGTTCAAACTTTTAGAGCAGTTGATAACTTCCATATGACAGGAAGAACATTTGGAGATTATCCATTTTTTGTAAAAGCTTTTGCTCAAATTAAAAAAGCAGCAGCTTTAGCAAATAAAGAAGTTGGAGTCTTAGATGCCAATAAAGCCGATGCGATAGCTAAAGCTGCAGATAGAATAATAGCTGGTGAATTTAGTGATCAATTCGTAGTTGATATGATTCAAGGTGGAGCTGGAACCTCTACAAATATGAATGCCAATGAAGTTATCACAAATGTTGCACTAGAAAGTATGGGACATAAAAAAGGTGAGTATAAATATCTTCATCCAAACGATCATACAAACTTAGGTCAAAGCACAAACGATACTTATCCAAGCTCCATAAAAGTAGCAGCTTATGCAAAATTAACAGATCTTCTTAATGCTATGAAACATTTGCAAGACGAACTAGATAAAAAAGCAAAAGATTATAAAGATATGATTAAGATGGGAAGAACAGAGCTAGAAGACGCTGTTCCTACAACTCTTGGCAATACATTTAACGCATTTTCAACTTACATAAAAAGTAGTATAGAACAAATCACAAAAGCAAGAGAGTATATGTCATACTTAAATATGGGTGCAACGGCTATAGGAACAGGTATTAACTGCCATCCTGATTATAAAAAAGTAGTTCATAAAAAACTAACTGAAATAGTAGGAAGCGAATTTAAACCGGCTGATGATTTCATAGCTGCTACACAAGATACAGCAGATTTTGTACAAGTAAGTGGGGCTTTAAAAACAGCTGCGGTTAGACTAAGCAAAATTGCAAACGACTTAAGATTAATGAACTCAGGTCCAAGATGCGGATTAGGTGAAATTGAGCTTCCAAAAATGCAACCAGGTAGTTCAATTATGCCAGGAAAGGTAAATCCTGTAATTTGTGAAGTTGTAGGCGAAGCTTGCTATGAAGTTATAGGAAACGATGTAACTATAATGCTTTGCTCTGAAAGAGGTGAATTTGAGTTAAATGCATTTGAGCCTGGTATTGCTTATGGATTGTTTAACTCTATAACAATACTTGAAAATGCTATGAATACACTTGCTGATAAAGCAATCAAACACTTAGAAGCTAAACCAGAAGCTTGCTTAAAATCAGTTCTTGGATCAGTTGGTATAGTAACAGCATTTAATCCGGTTATTGGTTATGAAAACTCAGCAAGTATTGCAAAAGAAGCATTGAAAACAGGAAAATCTGTTGGAGATATTGCGATTGAAAGAGGACTTTTAACAAAAGAGGAAGTTGATAAACTTTTAGATCCAAAAAGTATGTTAAATCCACATATGGATCATACAGGTAAATAA
- a CDS encoding aspartate/glutamate racemase family protein, which produces MKRIGIIGGMGPLATIDIYEKIVKLTNANKDQDNIPIVIDNYPQIPDRTAYILDNKENPYPYLKESALRLKQAGCEAICMACNTAHFFAKKLVDETGINLVHIAKNAVDSIKVEFPNAKKIAVIATTGTTKAKIYEDNLISAGYECVKISNENMQNIMDCIYKGVKANKTTEYVKLFNDTIDCIQADVYIAACTEIPLLLPYCKKKDLFVDATLDLAKTMVKFSLGK; this is translated from the coding sequence ATGAAACGAATTGGTATCATCGGTGGCATGGGGCCACTTGCAACGATAGATATTTATGAAAAGATAGTTAAGCTAACAAACGCTAACAAAGATCAAGATAATATCCCAATCGTTATAGATAATTACCCTCAAATTCCAGATAGAACTGCATACATACTTGATAACAAAGAAAATCCATACCCATATCTAAAAGAAAGCGCATTGAGACTAAAACAAGCTGGGTGCGAAGCTATATGTATGGCTTGTAATACCGCTCATTTTTTTGCAAAAAAATTAGTAGATGAAACTGGTATAAATTTAGTCCACATCGCAAAAAATGCAGTAGATTCTATAAAGGTTGAATTTCCAAATGCTAAAAAAATAGCAGTTATTGCCACAACAGGCACAACAAAGGCTAAAATTTATGAAGATAATCTAATTTCTGCTGGATATGAATGTGTTAAAATAAGTAATGAAAATATGCAAAATATAATGGATTGTATATATAAAGGCGTAAAAGCAAATAAAACTACTGAGTATGTTAAACTTTTTAATGATACTATTGATTGCATACAAGCAGATGTATATATTGCGGCTTGTACCGAAATACCTCTACTTCTACCATATTGCAAGAAAAAAGATTTATTTGTAGATGCAACACTTGATCTTGCTAAAACAATGGTAAAATTTAGCCTAGGAAAATAG
- a CDS encoding methyl-accepting chemotaxis protein, with protein sequence MFFKKIPYYGEILNVIESARNGILEPRITGIDQKEPMAKIANGINDVLDQMEALQREMSTCVDHANKGITYRNIFQDGFRGLFKKNAIFMKDGIDGITAGIKGKTRGILSEKFEQLGNGNKGIDDIQKDLNLSIKELSDMANIADDTANNANKTMVDLDSLNKNVISLTDLINNSTQEIRALATKTNEISTIIELIQDIAEQTNLLSLNAAIEAARAGEAGRGFAVVADEVRKLAENTQNAIVEIGSSIKELQEKTNGLNENASKIDKIAQNANESVGKFKDTMDKFNVDANKTSKNSRYVEDKILSIIAKISHIIYKVKAYSSVVNESDKLDELQSISNSIKAWYFQDCKDKFGNTETYVKLQTPIENFISLIDQNLNDAKNGYSDKNINMFVDKFEKVEALNSEIFKLYNQMVEEKTHG encoded by the coding sequence ATGTTTTTTAAGAAAATACCTTATTATGGTGAAATTTTAAATGTTATAGAATCAGCTAGAAATGGCATTTTAGAGCCTAGGATAACAGGTATTGATCAAAAAGAACCAATGGCAAAGATAGCAAATGGAATAAATGATGTTTTAGATCAAATGGAAGCTTTGCAAAGAGAGATGTCAACTTGCGTAGATCACGCAAATAAGGGTATAACATATAGAAATATTTTTCAAGATGGATTTAGGGGACTTTTTAAGAAAAATGCCATTTTTATGAAAGATGGAATTGATGGAATTACTGCTGGTATAAAAGGTAAAACTAGGGGCATTTTATCTGAGAAATTTGAGCAACTTGGAAATGGAAATAAAGGAATAGATGATATTCAAAAAGATTTAAATTTAAGTATAAAAGAGCTTAGCGATATGGCAAATATAGCCGATGATACTGCAAATAATGCAAATAAAACTATGGTTGATTTAGATAGCTTAAATAAAAATGTAATCTCTCTTACAGATCTTATAAATAACTCTACTCAAGAAATACGCGCTTTGGCAACTAAAACAAATGAAATTTCAACTATCATAGAGCTGATACAAGATATCGCAGAACAGACAAATTTACTATCTTTAAATGCTGCCATTGAAGCTGCAAGAGCAGGTGAGGCTGGTAGAGGATTTGCTGTGGTTGCTGATGAGGTTAGAAAATTAGCTGAAAATACTCAAAATGCTATAGTCGAGATTGGTTCTAGTATAAAAGAGTTGCAAGAAAAAACAAATGGTTTAAATGAAAATGCCTCTAAGATAGATAAAATAGCACAAAATGCTAATGAAAGTGTTGGTAAATTTAAAGACACGATGGATAAATTCAATGTAGATGCTAACAAAACATCGAAAAATTCAAGATATGTCGAGGATAAGATTCTTAGTATAATAGCAAAAATTTCTCACATAATTTATAAGGTAAAGGCGTATTCTAGTGTAGTAAATGAATCAGATAAATTAGATGAATTACAAAGCATTTCTAATAGCATAAAAGCGTGGTATTTTCAAGATTGTAAAGATAAATTTGGTAATACTGAAACTTATGTAAAACTACAAACTCCTATAGAGAATTTTATCTCTTTAATAGATCAAAATTTAAATGATGCTAAAAACGGATATAGTGATAAAAACATAAATATGTTTGTAGATAAATTTGAAAAAGTTGAAGCTCTAAATAGCGAAATATTTAAACTTTATAATCAAATGGTAGAAGAAAAAACTCATGGTTAA
- a CDS encoding PAS domain-containing protein, whose translation MANLDTTAFQKEVDENAFLVSKTDTQGRITYCNEPFLKIVATTEKNLLGKPHNIIRHPDMPRVVFKILWEHITKQNEVFAYVKNRSFDNSYYWVFANITASVDQSGKTIGYYSVRRKPNKKALDIIIPLYKELLNAEKSGGMEESQKLLDSILAQKKLNYDEFVNNLQRL comes from the coding sequence ATGGCAAATTTAGATACTACAGCTTTCCAAAAAGAGGTTGATGAAAATGCTTTTTTAGTTTCAAAAACTGATACACAAGGTCGCATAACATATTGCAATGAGCCTTTTTTAAAGATAGTTGCAACAACTGAGAAAAATTTGCTTGGCAAACCTCACAACATAATAAGACACCCAGATATGCCAAGAGTTGTTTTTAAAATTTTGTGGGAGCATATAACAAAGCAAAATGAAGTTTTTGCTTATGTCAAAAATAGAAGTTTTGATAATTCTTATTACTGGGTTTTTGCAAATATCACAGCCTCAGTTGATCAAAGTGGAAAAACTATAGGTTATTACTCTGTTAGAAGAAAGCCAAACAAAAAAGCATTAGATATCATAATTCCTCTTTATAAAGAGCTTTTAAATGCTGAAAAATCTGGCGGAATGGAAGAATCGCAAAAGCTTTTGGATAGCATACTTGCACAAAAAAAATTAAACTATGATGAGTTTGTAAATAACCTACAAAGACTATAA
- the pepT gene encoding peptidase T — translation MDIVQRFLNYTKINTTTNRQNGADGVMPSNLAELELAKLIKSELENLGIKNISLNEKSILIAKIPTNSKKSLPSIAFFAHLDTSAEQSGDTKAKIVSNYQGGDIALNDKISLKVSENAELKNYIGDDIITTDGTSLLGADDKAAIAAIVDMAEYFCLNQDIEHGEIVICFLPDEEQGLRGAKALDAKDIGADFGYCLDCCEIGEFIYENWNAGDCEIEFTGVSAHPMNAKGKLINSLLMAHKFISLLPSGEAPEYTQNKEGYFWVKGLSGNSAKTILKLDIREFDEAKYYQRMQFLQTMADYFNKIYDNRVKITLNDRYKNVFNYLSLDHMAINLPLQAFKNLGISPKIKPMRGGYDGAVISQKGIATPNLFTGGHNFHSIYEYLPVNSLKMASEVIKEIVKLAANG, via the coding sequence TTGGATATAGTGCAGAGATTTTTGAACTATACAAAGATAAATACTACTACAAATAGACAAAATGGTGCAGATGGCGTAATGCCATCTAATCTTGCTGAACTAGAACTTGCTAAGCTTATAAAAAGTGAATTAGAGAATTTGGGTATAAAAAATATTAGCTTAAATGAAAAATCTATTTTGATAGCAAAAATCCCAACAAATTCTAAAAAATCTCTGCCAAGCATCGCATTTTTTGCTCATCTTGATACCAGTGCAGAACAAAGCGGAGATACAAAAGCAAAGATAGTTTCAAATTATCAAGGTGGCGATATAGCTTTAAATGATAAAATCAGTTTAAAGGTAAGTGAAAATGCTGAACTAAAAAATTATATCGGAGATGACATCATAACAACTGATGGCACTAGTTTGCTTGGAGCTGACGATAAGGCGGCTATTGCTGCTATTGTGGATATGGCTGAGTATTTTTGCTTAAATCAAGATATAGAGCATGGAGAGATAGTAATATGCTTTTTACCAGATGAAGAGCAGGGCTTAAGAGGGGCAAAAGCTCTTGATGCAAAAGATATCGGTGCTGATTTCGGTTATTGTTTGGATTGTTGCGAAATAGGCGAGTTTATATATGAAAACTGGAATGCCGGGGATTGCGAGATAGAATTTACTGGTGTTTCAGCTCATCCAATGAATGCCAAAGGTAAGCTCATAAACTCTCTTTTGATGGCTCACAAGTTTATTTCACTTTTACCAAGTGGGGAAGCACCAGAATATACGCAAAATAAAGAAGGGTATTTTTGGGTAAAAGGGTTAAGTGGGAATAGTGCCAAAACTATTTTAAAATTAGATATTAGAGAGTTTGATGAAGCCAAGTATTATCAAAGAATGCAATTTTTGCAAACTATGGCTGATTATTTTAACAAAATTTATGACAATAGAGTAAAAATTACTTTAAATGATAGATACAAAAATGTTTTTAATTATCTAAGTTTAGATCATATGGCTATAAATTTGCCGCTTCAAGCTTTTAAAAATTTAGGAATATCGCCAAAGATAAAGCCTATGCGTGGTGGATATGATGGTGCTGTAATTTCTCAAAAAGGAATTGCTACTCCAAATTTATTTACAGGCGGACATAATTTTCACTCTATTTACGAGTATTTACCTGTAAATTCTCTAAAAATGGCTAGTGAAGTTATAAAAGAGATTGTAAAGTTAGCTGCTAATGGATAA
- the dcuC gene encoding C4-dicarboxylate transporter DcuC, whose amino-acid sequence MESLKLFLSLVGIFAVVFLLIKKRDTKTVLIGVGLILCVICLQPMSAFAAFTKSMTNANLIKAICASMGFAYVMKVTKCDQHLVAVLTKPIKNLGFFLIPLATILTYFINIAIPSAAGCSAAVGATLIPLLMASGVRPSMAAASVLAGTFGSVLSPGASHNIYVTDLVVKSGNAAYTVQDVIKVQMPNAFVSLVIVVICISLMAIILKDYDKTKDYTIKTNGKDDAINKANPLYALMPIIPLAILVIGGTDLSDTQFLKWTKMGVAEAMILGAIISIFATWTDPQKITKEFFNGMGSAYAEIMGIIIAAGVFVAGLKACGAIDWVIEFLKHEQTYVKFGGTFIPFIMGVVTGSGDAATMAFNTAITVHAADLGFAQDKLGMAAEIAGSLGRSASPIAGACIVCAGIAMANPVELAKRTFLGMLISTAVIAFFIL is encoded by the coding sequence ATGGAGTCTTTAAAACTATTTTTATCGCTTGTTGGTATATTTGCAGTTGTTTTCCTGCTTATTAAAAAACGCGATACAAAGACTGTTTTAATAGGTGTTGGATTGATACTTTGTGTGATTTGTTTGCAGCCAATGAGCGCATTTGCGGCTTTTACAAAATCAATGACAAATGCAAATTTGATAAAGGCAATATGTGCTAGTATGGGTTTTGCCTATGTTATGAAAGTTACAAAATGCGATCAGCATTTAGTGGCTGTTCTTACAAAACCTATTAAAAACTTGGGATTTTTTTTAATTCCATTAGCTACAATTTTGACATATTTTATAAATATTGCCATTCCATCAGCTGCTGGGTGTTCTGCTGCTGTTGGTGCAACTTTGATACCGCTTTTGATGGCTTCAGGCGTTCGCCCTTCTATGGCTGCAGCTTCAGTTCTTGCTGGAACTTTTGGTTCAGTTTTAAGTCCAGGAGCTTCACATAATATTTATGTAACGGATTTGGTTGTAAAGTCTGGGAATGCAGCTTATACAGTTCAAGATGTTATAAAGGTTCAGATGCCTAATGCCTTTGTTTCTCTTGTAATAGTTGTTATTTGTATTTCTTTAATGGCGATAATTTTAAAAGATTATGATAAAACCAAAGATTATACAATTAAAACTAATGGTAAAGACGATGCAATTAATAAAGCTAATCCTCTTTATGCTTTGATGCCTATAATTCCACTTGCAATTTTGGTAATTGGTGGAACAGACTTAAGTGATACTCAGTTTTTAAAATGGACAAAGATGGGCGTTGCTGAAGCAATGATTTTGGGTGCTATTATATCTATTTTTGCTACATGGACAGATCCTCAAAAAATCACAAAAGAGTTTTTTAATGGTATGGGAAGTGCATATGCGGAAATAATGGGTATTATTATAGCTGCTGGTGTTTTTGTTGCTGGACTTAAGGCTTGTGGAGCTATAGATTGGGTTATAGAGTTTTTAAAACATGAACAAACTTATGTTAAATTTGGTGGAACTTTTATACCATTTATCATGGGTGTTGTTACAGGATCAGGTGATGCTGCAACTATGGCGTTTAATACCGCCATTACAGTTCATGCAGCTGATCTTGGTTTTGCACAAGATAAACTCGGAATGGCAGCTGAGATAGCAGGAAGCCTTGGAAGAAGCGCTTCTCCGATAGCTGGAGCTTGTATAGTTTGTGCAGGAATTGCAATGGCAAATCCAGTCGAACTTGCAAAAAGAACATTTTTAGGAATGCTTATTTCAACAGCTGTTATAGCATTTTTTATACTTTAA
- the pepE gene encoding dipeptidase PepE, which yields MKRALLFSASSYQDSGYLRHCKNPIKDFLGDDYKEEILFIPYAGVRRTNDEYEEKVIDRLKTKNIKSIHRYEDKKAAIRGAKTIAVGGGNTFMLMHELYKFDLLDEIRDAVENGANYFGWSAGANIAGKTMMTTNDMPIIMPKSFDTLGIFPYQINPHFISGKISGHNGESREERLEEFLIANPSEIIYALPEGTWLEINNGECKICGLAEEIYKFEYQKDVQILKVGEKFKI from the coding sequence ATGAAAAGAGCTTTGCTTTTTAGTGCTTCAAGTTACCAAGATAGCGGATATCTCAGGCATTGTAAAAATCCTATAAAAGATTTTTTAGGCGATGATTATAAAGAAGAGATTCTTTTTATCCCATATGCTGGTGTTAGAAGGACAAATGATGAGTATGAAGAAAAGGTAATAGATAGATTAAAAACTAAAAATATTAAGTCTATTCACCGCTATGAGGATAAAAAAGCAGCCATAAGAGGGGCTAAAACTATCGCAGTTGGTGGTGGAAATACCTTTATGCTTATGCATGAGCTTTATAAATTTGATTTACTTGATGAGATAAGAGACGCTGTGGAAAATGGGGCAAATTATTTTGGTTGGTCAGCCGGTGCAAATATAGCTGGAAAAACTATGATGACGACAAATGATATGCCTATAATTATGCCAAAAAGCTTTGATACACTAGGAATTTTTCCATATCAGATAAATCCGCATTTCATAAGCGGCAAAATTTCTGGACACAATGGAGAAAGCAGAGAAGAAAGGTTGGAAGAGTTTTTGATAGCAAATCCTAGCGAGATAATCTATGCTTTACCGGAAGGAACTTGGCTTGAGATAAATAATGGTGAGTGTAAAATTTGTGGTTTAGCAGAAGAAATTTATAAATTTGAGTATCAAAAAGATGTTCAAATTTTAAAAGTTGGTGAGAAATTTAAAATTTAA
- a CDS encoding amidohydrolase yields the protein MDKIANMVLSLKDEMIKTRRFFHSHPETGFFTFFTTAVIADKLSKLGYKLKMGREVVKPDARQGLGTKEACKEAIKRAKNLLNDNQIKYLDVMEDGLTGLVAEIDTGRSGKLVAFRFDIDGVDVTESNDDNHRPFKEGFCSDIKGITHACGHDSHITMGLTLAKLIAENLDDFSGKFRFIFQTAEEGTRGAVAMEKAGVCDGIDFLLGAHMGFQADKIGSIICGGNKLLATTKFDVTINGVSAHAAGAPQDGKNALLAASQMALNMHGITRHSSGVTRVNVGVLRAGEGRNVIAPNGYLACETRGETTELNEFMFARCKDIIKGVSEIYGVSSDIKITGGTAGGDTDKEVSSMIYELAKTSPFITGEIIKEKDFGACEDFAHFMHSVQKNGGKSGYMMIGTDLKAGHHNSKFDINEDSMLAGVDMFLRASYKLNSK from the coding sequence ATGGATAAGATTGCAAATATGGTTTTAAGTTTAAAAGATGAAATGATTAAAACTCGTAGATTTTTTCATTCACATCCAGAGACTGGTTTTTTTACTTTTTTTACTACAGCTGTTATTGCAGATAAGTTAAGCAAACTTGGTTATAAACTAAAAATGGGTAGAGAGGTTGTAAAGCCTGATGCTAGGCAAGGTCTTGGCACAAAAGAGGCATGCAAAGAAGCTATAAAAAGAGCAAAAAATTTGCTAAACGATAATCAAATCAAATACCTAGATGTTATGGAAGATGGTTTAACTGGCTTAGTGGCTGAGATTGATACTGGCAGAAGTGGAAAACTTGTCGCATTTAGATTTGATATAGATGGCGTTGATGTTACTGAAAGTAACGATGATAATCATAGACCATTTAAAGAAGGTTTTTGTTCTGATATAAAAGGAATTACTCATGCTTGCGGTCATGATTCTCACATTACTATGGGACTAACTTTAGCAAAATTAATAGCTGAGAATTTAGATGATTTTAGCGGTAAATTTAGGTTTATTTTCCAAACAGCAGAAGAGGGCACAAGAGGAGCTGTAGCTATGGAAAAAGCTGGTGTTTGTGATGGCATAGATTTCTTACTTGGTGCTCATATGGGATTTCAAGCCGATAAAATAGGATCTATAATTTGTGGCGGCAATAAACTTCTAGCTACAACTAAATTTGATGTAACGATAAATGGAGTTTCTGCTCACGCAGCAGGAGCACCACAAGATGGTAAAAACGCTCTTCTTGCAGCTTCACAGATGGCCCTTAATATGCACGGAATTACTCGTCATTCTAGCGGTGTAACTCGTGTAAATGTCGGTGTTTTGCGTGCAGGAGAAGGTAGAAATGTAATAGCGCCAAACGGGTATTTAGCTTGTGAAACAAGGGGCGAAACAACTGAACTTAATGAATTTATGTTTGCTAGATGTAAAGATATCATAAAGGGTGTAAGTGAAATTTATGGAGTTAGCAGTGATATAAAAATCACAGGTGGCACAGCAGGTGGCGATACAGATAAAGAAGTAAGTAGTATGATTTATGAACTTGCTAAAACTTCGCCTTTTATCACTGGAGAGATTATAAAAGAAAAAGATTTTGGTGCTTGTGAAGATTTTGCTCATTTTATGCATAGTGTTCAAAAAAATGGTGGAAAAAGTGGATATATGATGATAGGAACAGATCTTAAAGCGGGTCATCATAACTCTAAATTTGATATAAATGAAGACTCTATGCTTGCTGGAGTTGATATGTTTTTAAGAGCTAGTTATAAGCTAAATTCAAAATAA